A window from Purpureocillium takamizusanense chromosome 3, complete sequence encodes these proteins:
- a CDS encoding uncharacterized protein (COG:S~EggNog:ENOG503P50G~TransMembrane:3 (o1062-1083i1217-1239o1251-1272i)) encodes MSDRGPTRRAVRIDVPSDHEEGSSSSDWQSSNAAIPSTGAGRRPEQGFDSGTSSDSDSSDDYDEVADRLSDEDFDPSTATDEEYSNVSRRAPRFAPHRVMRPPRAPSPPRGPRHGIEPEGFIHRRPHQHHAVVPLPHNRVYEQPFRVEDPSSSLAAVVSLRGISTRPRMPGTHQLAAQSWEVTKGTLPTGAKTDCLTVREVSHYADEAGDSLITLICYDAASSTKKESVQTRWMHLYQDPNLADFEDIIDACPHADQALKTVALALLRDRRHSANTERFQGESGSRDFITRYDYRDHRGTWSTESVIFMSVPFFTTKTRAWLVQNDMTPTSATPVRYHLHTDHEFAAADAQMASGGSFTTGSGTDSEVCVAYLWCLLLGPDIIITCGDIEFKDLLVSSITVEMKSDANRRPCVIRITDSDSRYFHLVIDPPLSYFEFMESVVNKVRVFSDGTRVANFKLLTEDLDELTPEIWLGFMQRDDLDSLSLILRRTGRVAYTSMSESEGFSDESSSLQHLRNHSPGASATGVVINDLGALSRARSRVFQATIESDDSESETTRSMPETTSRKSDGKSATSGAESTSNPLPQSVKPRRTANQRVRKVGFADETILPSQSTSTGSTAYANGDCDAAVPVTIHPFFTWNVMHKRGSDGNLPPHIQICRLLSRVDKAMARKRPTAHRYVYQRGYECDPSGLGHRHPCLTGTSKGTSATSLIPEAEKANMPVDGISRWPTLEQVFDAESRGVQDPLLWENVVEQYCRPLVTISLEIGERFVPADLEVVHRCWKKLWGALDRILRCVEMHYKQPHGRGTYRASERLYAASPYFGSGEEAFEGVDQCQACKEGTEYQSVGQALDHLHERHAQCQGCSKPTRVFDDPCTVWIEGNMEIHDRKVQKSLSRALRKLSVFILYLEDIRRCISELHRSVQHIDAPGGRKAGKKKLPLLPSTLVRGFEELLLSYITLAHILSRATTGGETEQAPPTQKVPRMRGMKTGDFSVGQSRHGDSRSSRTYGSSHVPSSYATHGSGHSTNFEVPQIHRQSMVQAKLRFKHARRDLILLSTTTSQAGSVSLTAVGAEYILGVVLAGLNTHMDGKKEHLLGMYNRQLVRVANQAARRPQRRHFMELHALETNLLAVRRVFRLHHNMLINYERILDPHSYRVTTKARQALFEVEAKLLGDEAKRLTARLDFGDGLFNRLAFFQQRIKQQIEVLEEGHGKAIRVFTFVTAFFLPLSFVTSFLGMNTTDIRDTNLDQSIFWKVAIPTTILILTLAFLYGYKWDSIHDSLAETWEATQQKWAHRQARRRTEDEGGGGHRGFRLSKWSFPASGRGQKQQRGVQAKDAFGLNGLSV; translated from the exons ATGAGCGATCgcggcccgacgaggagagcggtCCGCATCGACGTTCCTTCAGATCATGAAGAAGGCTCTAGCAGCTCAGATTGGCAGTCGAGCAATGCGGCGATTCCGAGCACAGgtgcaggccgtcgccccgAGCAGGGCTTTGACTCTGGAACAAGCTCCGACTCAGACAGCTCTGACGACTACGATGAGGTAGCGGATCGTCTTTCCGACGAAGACTTTGATCCGTCAACAGCCACGGACGAAGAGTACAGCAATGTCTCGCGACGAGCCCCGAGATTCGCGCCACACCGTGTCATGAGGCCGCCCCGCGCACCCTCACCACCCAGAGGACCGCGACATGGGATCGAACCAGAAGGATTCATACATCGCCGTCCCCATCAACACCACGCAGTTGTGCCGCTACCGCATAATCGAGTGTACGAACAGCCCTTTCGCGTGGAAGacccgtcgagcagcttaGCCGCCGTGGTGTCCTTGCGGGGTATAAGCACGCGGCCGCGCATGCCGGGGACGCATCAACTCGCAGCTCAATCATGGGAGGTGACCAAGGGCACGCTGCCGACGGGCGCCAAGACGGACTGCCTCACTGTTCGGGAAGTCAGCCACtacgcggacgaggcgggtgACAGTCTCATTACTCTGATATGCTATGACGCAGCTTCATCGACGAAGAAGGAGTCGGTTCAGACGCGATGGAT GCATCTGTATCAGGATCCGAATCTGGCAGATTTTGAG GATATTATAGATGCCTGCCCTCACGCAGACCAGGCGTTAAAAACTGTTGCTCTCGCTCTCCTTCGCGATCGCCGTCACTCCGCAAACACCGAGCGCTTTCAAGGGGAGTCTGGCAGCCGCGACTTCATCACCCGTTATGATTATAGAGACCATAGAGGAACATGGAGCACGGAATCGGTCATATTCATGAGCGTCCCGTTCTTCACCACGAAGACGAGGGCTTGGCTCGTCCAAAACGACATGACACCGACTTCCGCAACGCCGGTCCGATATCATCTGCATACAGACCATGAatttgccgccgccgatgctcAGATGGCGTCGGGGGGTTCATTCACCACTGGCAGTGGCACGGATTCAGAAGTTTGCGTTGCATATCTCTGGTGCCTATTGCTCGGACCAG ATATCATCATAACATGCGGCGACATTGAGTTTAAAGATCTCCTTGTTTCTAGTATAACCGTCGAAATGAAGTCAGACGCCAACAGGCGGCCCTGTGTCATAAGAATCACCGATTCCGATTCACGGTACTTTCATCTTGTGATCGATCCGCCTCTATCTTACTTT GAGTTTATGGAGTCCGTAGTCAACAAGGTCCGTGTCTTCTCCGATGGGACACGAGTGGCAAACTTCAAGCTTCTCACCGAAGACCTTGATGAGCTTACACCTGAGATCTGGCTGGGCTTCATGCAACGCGACGACCTCGATTCTCTCAGTCTCATCCTTCGACGGACTGGACGTGTCGCGTATACTTCCATGTCAGAATCGGAAGGATTCAGTGACGAGTCCAGCTCCCTGCAACACCTCAGAAACCACAGTCCAGGGGCCAGCGCCACAGGCGTCGTCATTAATGATTTGGGAGCCCTATCGCGGGCACGATCACGGGTGTTCCAGGCTACGATTGAGAGCGATGATTCCGAATCCGAAACAACACGGTCCATGCCCGAAACAACATCGAGGAAGAGCGATGGCAAGTCGGCCACTTCTGGAGCCGAATCCACATCGAATCCGCTGCCACAAAGCGTCAAGCCGCGCCGGACAGCGAACCAGAGGGTGAGAAAAGTCGGGTTCGCCGACGAAACGATTTTACCGTCTCAAAGCACATCTACGGGAAGCACCGCTTATGCGAACGGGGActgcgacgcggccgtcccGGTGACCATTCATCCCTTTTTCACGTGGAATGTCATGCACAAGCGGGGGAGTGACGGCAACTTGCCGCCGCACATCCAGATCTGCCGACTGCTGAGTcgcgtcgacaaggccatggcgaggaagcgcCCGACTGCCCATCGGTACGTCTACCAGCGGGGGTATGAATGCGACCCGTCAGGGCTTGGACACCGGCACCCGTGTCTGACAGGCACGTCCAAAGGGACGAGCGCTACATCACTCATTCCGGAGGCTGAGAAGGCAAACATGCCTGTAGATGGCATCTCGAGGTGGCCCACGCTCGAGCAAGTCTTTGATGCGGAGTCCCGAGGTGTTCAGGACCCCCTACTTTGGGAAAACGTGGTTGAGCAGTATTGTCGCCCGCTCGTCACTATATCTCTAGAAATCGGCGAAAGATTCGTGCCTGCCGACCTGGAGGTCGTGCATAGGTGCTGGAAGAAGCTCTGGGGTGCGTTAGACAGAATCCTTCGG TGCGTCGAGATGCACTACAAGCAGCCGCACGGCCGTGGCACATATCGCGCCAGCGAGCGCTTGTACGCTGCCTCGCCCTACTTCGGCTCCGGAGAAGAGGCcttcgagggcgtcgaccaATGCCAGGCATGTAAAGAAGGGACCGAATACCAGAGTGTCGGGCAAGCGCTAGACCATCTCCACGAGAGGCATGCACAGTGTCAGGGCTGCAGCAAGCCAACCCGCGTGTTCGATGACCCCTGCACTGTCTGGATAGAAGGAAACATGGAGATCCATGACCGCAAGGTGCAAAAGTCCCTCAGCCGGGCTTTGAGAAAACTCAGCGTCTTCATCCTGTATCTGGAGGATATCCGGAGGTGCATCTCCGAACTTCACCGTTCGGTCCAACACATTGACGCTCCTGGGGGCCGCAAGGCGGGTAAGAAGAAACTGCCGCTGCTACCGAGCACACTAGTCCGAGGTTTcgaggagctcctcctctcctACATCACGCTCGCACACATTCTGTCTCGCGCGACTACTGGTGGCGAGACGGAACAAGCGCCACCTACACAGAAAGTGCCGCGTATGAGGGGCATGAAGACGGGTGACTTCTCGGTGGGCCAGTCCCGACATGGAGATAGTCGAAGCTCGCGGACGTATGGAAGCTCCCATGTTCCATCAAGCTACGCCACACATGGCTCCGGCCACAGCACAAACTTTGAGGTCCCTCAGATCCACCGCCAGAGCATGGTCCAGGCGAAGCTCCGATTCAAGCACGCACGGCGTGACCTCATACTCCTCAGCACCACAACTAGTCAGGCCGGCAGCGTCAGCCtgacggccgtgggcgccgaGTATATACTCGGTGTCGTCCTAGCGGGTCTGAACACGCACATGGACGGGAAGAAGGAGCATCTTCTCGGTATGTATAATCGCCAATTGGTGAGAGTCGCCAACCAAGCAGCCAGAcggccgcagcgccggcatTTCATGGAGCTCCATGCGCTGGAGACCAACTTGCTGGCCGTGAGGAGAGTCTTTCGGCTGCATCACAACATGCTGATCAATTACGAGCGCATACTGGACCCTCACTCTTACAGAGTCACGACAAAAGCCAGGCAAGCGCTGTTCGAGGTGGAGGCCAAACTCCTCGGCGATGAAGCCAAACGCCTCACCGCTCGACTTGATTTCGGCGATGGCCTCTTCAATCGGCTTGCCTTCTTCCAGCAGCGCATCAAGCAGCAAATCGAAGTCTTGGAGGAGGGCCACGGCAAGGCCATCCGGGTCTTTACCTTTGTCACTGCCTTTTTCCTCCCTCT CTCGTTTGTGACCAGCTTCTTGGGCATGAACACGACCGACATTCGGGACACCAACCTTGACCAGAGCATCTTCTGGAAGGTTGCTATCCCGACAACCATCTTGATCTTGACGCTGGCATTCCTTTATGGCTATAAGTGGGACAGCATCCACGATTCTCTGGCCGAGACGTGGGAGGCGACGCAGCAGAAGTGGGCACATAGGCAAGCGAGGCGTCGCACGgaggacgaaggcggcggggggcaTAGGGGCTTCAGATTGTCGAAATGGTCGTTTCCCGCTTCGGGACGAGGGCAAAAACAGCAAAGGGGCGTCCAAGCGAAGGACGCGTTTGGGCTGAATGGCCTTTCCGTGTAG
- a CDS encoding uncharacterized protein (COG:S~EggNog:ENOG503P50G) translates to MSDRGPTRRAVRIDVPSDHEEGSSSSDWQSSNAAIPSTGAGRRPEQGFDSGTSSDSDSSDDYDEVADRLSDEDFDPSTATDEEYSNVSRRAPRFAPHRVMRPPRAPSPPRGPRHGIEPEGFIHRRPHQHHAVVPLPHNRVYEQPFRVEDPSSSLAAVVSLRGISTRPRMPGTHQLAAQSWEVTKGTLPTGAKTDCLTVREVSHYADEAGDSLITLICYDAASSTKKESVQTRWMHLYQDPNLADFEDIIDACPHADQALKTVALALLRDRRHSANTERFQGESGSRDFITRYDYRDHRGTWSTESVIFMSVPFFTTKTRAWLVQNDMTPTSATPVRYHLHTDHEFAAADAQMASGGSFTTGSGTDSEVCVAYLWCLLLGPDIIITCGDIEFKDLLVSSITVEMKSDANRRPCVIRITDSDSRYFHLVIDPPLSYFEFMESVVNKVRVFSDGTRVANFKLLTEDLDELTPEIWLGFMQRDDLDSLSLILRRTGRVAYTSMSESEGFSDESSSLQHLRNHSPGASATGVVINDLGALSRARSRVFQATIESDDSESETTRSMPETTSRKSDGKSATSGAESTSNPLPQSVKPRRTANQRVRKVGFADETILPSQSTSTGSTAYANGDCDAAVPVTIHPFFTWNVMHKRGSDGNLPPHIQICRLLSRVDKAMARKRPTAHRYVYQRGYECDPSGLGHRHPCLTGTSKGTSATSLIPEAEKANMPVDGISRWPTLEQVFDAESRGVQDPLLWENVVEQYCRPLVTISLEIGERFVPADLEVVHRCWKKLWGALDRILRCVEMHYKQPHGRGTYRASERLYAASPYFGSGEEAFEGVDQCQACKEGTEYQSVGQALDHLHERHAQCQGCSKPTRVFDDPCTVWIEGNMEIHDRKVQKSLSRALRKLSVFILYLEDIRRCISELHRSVQHIDAPGGRKAGKKKLPLLPSTLVRGFEELLLSYITLAHILSRATTGGETEQAPPTQKVPRMRGMKTGDFSVGQSRHGDSRSSRTYGSSHVPSSYATHGSGHSTNFEVPQIHRQSMVQAKLRFKHARRDLILLSTTTSQAGSVSLTAVGAEYILGVVLAGLNTHMDGKKEHLLGMYNRQLVRVANQAARRPQRRHFMELHALETNLLAVRRVFRLHHNMLINYERILDPHSYRVTTKARQALFEVEAKLLGDEAKRLTARLDFGDGLFNRLAFFQQRIKQQIEVLEEGHGKAIRVFTFVTAFFLPL, encoded by the exons ATGAGCGATCgcggcccgacgaggagagcggtCCGCATCGACGTTCCTTCAGATCATGAAGAAGGCTCTAGCAGCTCAGATTGGCAGTCGAGCAATGCGGCGATTCCGAGCACAGgtgcaggccgtcgccccgAGCAGGGCTTTGACTCTGGAACAAGCTCCGACTCAGACAGCTCTGACGACTACGATGAGGTAGCGGATCGTCTTTCCGACGAAGACTTTGATCCGTCAACAGCCACGGACGAAGAGTACAGCAATGTCTCGCGACGAGCCCCGAGATTCGCGCCACACCGTGTCATGAGGCCGCCCCGCGCACCCTCACCACCCAGAGGACCGCGACATGGGATCGAACCAGAAGGATTCATACATCGCCGTCCCCATCAACACCACGCAGTTGTGCCGCTACCGCATAATCGAGTGTACGAACAGCCCTTTCGCGTGGAAGacccgtcgagcagcttaGCCGCCGTGGTGTCCTTGCGGGGTATAAGCACGCGGCCGCGCATGCCGGGGACGCATCAACTCGCAGCTCAATCATGGGAGGTGACCAAGGGCACGCTGCCGACGGGCGCCAAGACGGACTGCCTCACTGTTCGGGAAGTCAGCCACtacgcggacgaggcgggtgACAGTCTCATTACTCTGATATGCTATGACGCAGCTTCATCGACGAAGAAGGAGTCGGTTCAGACGCGATGGAT GCATCTGTATCAGGATCCGAATCTGGCAGATTTTGAG GATATTATAGATGCCTGCCCTCACGCAGACCAGGCGTTAAAAACTGTTGCTCTCGCTCTCCTTCGCGATCGCCGTCACTCCGCAAACACCGAGCGCTTTCAAGGGGAGTCTGGCAGCCGCGACTTCATCACCCGTTATGATTATAGAGACCATAGAGGAACATGGAGCACGGAATCGGTCATATTCATGAGCGTCCCGTTCTTCACCACGAAGACGAGGGCTTGGCTCGTCCAAAACGACATGACACCGACTTCCGCAACGCCGGTCCGATATCATCTGCATACAGACCATGAatttgccgccgccgatgctcAGATGGCGTCGGGGGGTTCATTCACCACTGGCAGTGGCACGGATTCAGAAGTTTGCGTTGCATATCTCTGGTGCCTATTGCTCGGACCAG ATATCATCATAACATGCGGCGACATTGAGTTTAAAGATCTCCTTGTTTCTAGTATAACCGTCGAAATGAAGTCAGACGCCAACAGGCGGCCCTGTGTCATAAGAATCACCGATTCCGATTCACGGTACTTTCATCTTGTGATCGATCCGCCTCTATCTTACTTT GAGTTTATGGAGTCCGTAGTCAACAAGGTCCGTGTCTTCTCCGATGGGACACGAGTGGCAAACTTCAAGCTTCTCACCGAAGACCTTGATGAGCTTACACCTGAGATCTGGCTGGGCTTCATGCAACGCGACGACCTCGATTCTCTCAGTCTCATCCTTCGACGGACTGGACGTGTCGCGTATACTTCCATGTCAGAATCGGAAGGATTCAGTGACGAGTCCAGCTCCCTGCAACACCTCAGAAACCACAGTCCAGGGGCCAGCGCCACAGGCGTCGTCATTAATGATTTGGGAGCCCTATCGCGGGCACGATCACGGGTGTTCCAGGCTACGATTGAGAGCGATGATTCCGAATCCGAAACAACACGGTCCATGCCCGAAACAACATCGAGGAAGAGCGATGGCAAGTCGGCCACTTCTGGAGCCGAATCCACATCGAATCCGCTGCCACAAAGCGTCAAGCCGCGCCGGACAGCGAACCAGAGGGTGAGAAAAGTCGGGTTCGCCGACGAAACGATTTTACCGTCTCAAAGCACATCTACGGGAAGCACCGCTTATGCGAACGGGGActgcgacgcggccgtcccGGTGACCATTCATCCCTTTTTCACGTGGAATGTCATGCACAAGCGGGGGAGTGACGGCAACTTGCCGCCGCACATCCAGATCTGCCGACTGCTGAGTcgcgtcgacaaggccatggcgaggaagcgcCCGACTGCCCATCGGTACGTCTACCAGCGGGGGTATGAATGCGACCCGTCAGGGCTTGGACACCGGCACCCGTGTCTGACAGGCACGTCCAAAGGGACGAGCGCTACATCACTCATTCCGGAGGCTGAGAAGGCAAACATGCCTGTAGATGGCATCTCGAGGTGGCCCACGCTCGAGCAAGTCTTTGATGCGGAGTCCCGAGGTGTTCAGGACCCCCTACTTTGGGAAAACGTGGTTGAGCAGTATTGTCGCCCGCTCGTCACTATATCTCTAGAAATCGGCGAAAGATTCGTGCCTGCCGACCTGGAGGTCGTGCATAGGTGCTGGAAGAAGCTCTGGGGTGCGTTAGACAGAATCCTTCGG TGCGTCGAGATGCACTACAAGCAGCCGCACGGCCGTGGCACATATCGCGCCAGCGAGCGCTTGTACGCTGCCTCGCCCTACTTCGGCTCCGGAGAAGAGGCcttcgagggcgtcgaccaATGCCAGGCATGTAAAGAAGGGACCGAATACCAGAGTGTCGGGCAAGCGCTAGACCATCTCCACGAGAGGCATGCACAGTGTCAGGGCTGCAGCAAGCCAACCCGCGTGTTCGATGACCCCTGCACTGTCTGGATAGAAGGAAACATGGAGATCCATGACCGCAAGGTGCAAAAGTCCCTCAGCCGGGCTTTGAGAAAACTCAGCGTCTTCATCCTGTATCTGGAGGATATCCGGAGGTGCATCTCCGAACTTCACCGTTCGGTCCAACACATTGACGCTCCTGGGGGCCGCAAGGCGGGTAAGAAGAAACTGCCGCTGCTACCGAGCACACTAGTCCGAGGTTTcgaggagctcctcctctcctACATCACGCTCGCACACATTCTGTCTCGCGCGACTACTGGTGGCGAGACGGAACAAGCGCCACCTACACAGAAAGTGCCGCGTATGAGGGGCATGAAGACGGGTGACTTCTCGGTGGGCCAGTCCCGACATGGAGATAGTCGAAGCTCGCGGACGTATGGAAGCTCCCATGTTCCATCAAGCTACGCCACACATGGCTCCGGCCACAGCACAAACTTTGAGGTCCCTCAGATCCACCGCCAGAGCATGGTCCAGGCGAAGCTCCGATTCAAGCACGCACGGCGTGACCTCATACTCCTCAGCACCACAACTAGTCAGGCCGGCAGCGTCAGCCtgacggccgtgggcgccgaGTATATACTCGGTGTCGTCCTAGCGGGTCTGAACACGCACATGGACGGGAAGAAGGAGCATCTTCTCGGTATGTATAATCGCCAATTGGTGAGAGTCGCCAACCAAGCAGCCAGAcggccgcagcgccggcatTTCATGGAGCTCCATGCGCTGGAGACCAACTTGCTGGCCGTGAGGAGAGTCTTTCGGCTGCATCACAACATGCTGATCAATTACGAGCGCATACTGGACCCTCACTCTTACAGAGTCACGACAAAAGCCAGGCAAGCGCTGTTCGAGGTGGAGGCCAAACTCCTCGGCGATGAAGCCAAACGCCTCACCGCTCGACTTGATTTCGGCGATGGCCTCTTCAATCGGCTTGCCTTCTTCCAGCAGCGCATCAAGCAGCAAATCGAAGTCTTGGAGGAGGGCCACGGCAAGGCCATCCGGGTCTTTACCTTTGTCACTGCCTTTTTCCTCCCTCTGTAA
- a CDS encoding uncharacterized protein (COG:S~EggNog:ENOG503PBSE): MAAGSNSSSAAAAAAATCTTWLTAATELYRLLASAHYDEPHAVLRDAPPRAPSPVAADIDVLALHQQMLGATARLPQAVPSEPDDSLLRACRKVGAELCLKLERLKASSCVVEGRVRGAQLRDAWCVEDVDALGGRLEQLVGQCPDDVPFKITIRDRNDAKTTEKSLSRDLPPVLHKDANAGDTLPKAAMENPKESSIDTGNLSRVPAAAIAATQKPRSVPAGLLYEFILDGLAYKSMHDREEEVVQAHQKTFEWVFTNGANDSNGLDSGLSTWFAQDILGPIYWITGKPGSGKSTFMRFLFHHERTAKSLQHWAAGSDVQTAGFFFWTSGSREQRSQTGLLRSLLHQLLSDNVHLIPSTFPVLWDPLRSMSTKERILLTLDWSVKELMEAFHLLLDAALPTKKICLFIDGLDEFDGDHQTIINFFRDLGRDKHAGSIKMCLSSRPWSVFETAFGHSVPHLRLQDLTYDDMHRYTRDRLRESVAIQTIFGSDGNCEQIFVKEAVDRADGVFLWVRLAANEMVRRFTSAHSSSDLYDMLRQLPSELDDLFAKFLFEDQSVAELSQTAVIFDLMCARELVADFVRNDSANSLTVWELAFALEEEDDELVVTLPIEEASDRVVRDRCSSTVRAITRRFANLLDLHSPGRQGNPRVSRAQGPEQQLMRDMRGFPWRRVTYIHRTVRDWLIDGDGVSTRLASYLPPGFDAHLRHLRSYVLRLKHPLEEIEIHRRLDDWWPDIALAMTHARYITEDPRRLQRVFVNQLNATQSELWLRKPQDPYDHWARNAFGSYEVRMKAPPIWQPFLCLATKFGLTEYIAQELEARREVVAYQGPQESDSGHTDLDLECADATPIFSHATEFLCSRNKTIFPLSDPALVRVLLRNETGSDSVMNPGVNHPYTDFMTRAPTTPWLALLRHLRDARRRGWIERYDTDTSGVERWADIVRLFIEVGGADPTAVVVKDSWDPEISALGVLELLDETYGAVEIRDLRQLLAGKLDVLQAKSQKYVLRPRKE; the protein is encoded by the exons ATGGCTGCAGGGTCCAAttcgtcgtccgccgccgccgccgccgccgctacaTGCACCACCTGGCTGACGGCCGCGACTGAGCTCTACCGCCTCCTCGCGTCTGCCCACTACGATGAGCCCCACGCGGTGCTTCGCGACGCACCACCTCGTGCTCCTTCtccagtcgccgccgataTAGACGTCCTCGCTCTGCACCAGCAGATGCTtggcgccacggcgcgcctCCCACAGGCTGTGCCGAGTGAGCCCGACGACAGCCTTCTCCGTGCGTGCCGCAAGGTCGGAGCAGAGCTATGTCTCAAGCTGGAGAGGCTCAAGGCGAGTTCTTGTGTTGTCGAGGGACGTGTCCGTGGCGCGCAGCTTCGCGACGCATGGTGTGTAGAAGATGTCGACGCGCTGGGAGGCCGACTCGAGCAGCTGGTCGGCCAATGTCCCGACGATGTGCCCTTTAA AATCACCATAAGAGACCGCAATGACGCCAAGACGACGGAGAAATCTCTCTCCCGTGACTTGCCACCAGTTTTGCACAAAGACGCCAATGCAGGAGACACTCTGCCAAAGGCCGCCATGGAAAATCCCAAAGAGTCGAGCATCGATACAGGAAACTTGTCTCGTGTGCCGGCTGCCGCTATCGCCGCTACACAGAAGCCTCGTTCCGtcccggccggcctgctctACGAAttcatcctcgacggcctcgcgtACAAGTCCATGCATGACCGCGAAGAGGAAGTCGTACAGGCTCATCAAAAGACCTTCGAATGGGTCTTTACAAacggcgccaacgactcTAATGGATTGGACAGCGGGCTGTCGACGTGGTTTGCGCAGGACATCCTCGGTCCCATCTACTGGATCACTGGCAAGCCCGGCTCGGGAAAGTCCACCTTTATGCGCTTCCTATTCCACCACGAGCGTACAGCCAAGAGCCTCCAACACTGGGCCGCGGGATCTGATGTGCAGACGGCTGGCTTCTTCTTTTGGACCAGCGGGTCAAGGGAGCAGCGCTCTCAGACCGGCCTCCTCCGATCGCTGCTGCATCAACTCCTCAGCGACAACGTCCATCTCATCCCGAGCACCTTTCCGGTGCTCTGGGATCCGCTACGCAGCATGTCTACCAAAGAACGCATCTTGCTTACGTTGGACTGGTCGGTCAAGGAGCTCATGGAAGCATTTCACCTGTTACTGGATGCTGCACTACCTACGAAGAAGATTTGCCTCTTCatcgacggcctggacgagTTCGACGGCGATCACCAGACCATCATCAACTTCTTCAGAGATCTTGGTCGCGACAAGCACGCAGGGTCTATTAAGATGTGCCTCTCCTCGCGACCGTGGTCCGTTTTTGAAACCGCCTTTGGACACTCGGTCCCGCACCTGCGGCTACAGGACCTCACCTACGACGATATGCATCGGTACACCAGAGACAGGCTGCGCGAGAGTGTTGCTATCCAAACCATCTTTGGAAGTGATGGCAACTGCGAGCAGATATTTGTCAAGGAGGCGGTTGACCGAGCAGATGGCGTGTTTCTCTGGGTGCGGCTTGCGGCCAACGAAATGGTACGCCGATTCACGTCCGCTCATAGCTCATCAGACCTGTACGACATGCTTCGTCAGTTGCCCTCGGAGCTTGATGATTTATTCGCAAAGTTTCTATTCGAAGACCAGAGCGTGGCGGAACTTTCCCAGACAGCTGTCATTTTTGATCTGATGTGTGCTCGAGAACTGGTCGCCGACTTTGTCCGCAACGACTCGGCGAACTCGCTCACAGTCTGGGAGCTTGCATTTGCTttggaagaagaagatgacgaaCTTGTTGTTACCCTACCCATTGAAGAGGCATCCGATCGAGTGGTTCGCGATAGATGCAGTAGCACTGTTCGTGCCATAACCAGGCGATTCGCGAATCTCCTGGATTTGCACTCGCCGGGTAGGCAGGGAAACCCACGTGTCTCACGCGCTCAAGGccctgagcagcagctcatgCGAGATATGCGAGGGTTCCCTTGGCGACGCGTGACATACATACACCGTACGGTTCGCGACTGGCTCATAGATGGTGATGGCGTGAGCACCCGGCTCGCCTCCTACCTGCCCCCTGGGTTCGACGCCCATCTCCGGCACCTTCGATCGTACGTCCTCCGGCTGAAGCATCCGCTTGAAGAAATCGAGATCCACCGCAGGCTGGACGACTGGTGGCCTGATATTGCCCTCGCCATGACGCACGCGAGGTACATTACCGAGGATCCGAGACGGCTGCAACGCGTTTTCGTCAACCAACTCAACGCCACGCAGTCCGAGCTGTGGCTGCGGAAGCCGCAGGATCCGTACGACCACTGGGCGCGCAACGCCTTTGGTTCATATGAAGTGCGCATGAAGGCGCCCCCGATATGGCAGCCGTTCCTGTGCCTCGCCACAAAGTTTGGGCTCACCGAGTACATCGCCCaagagctcgaggcgcgccgtgAAGTAGTCGCATATCAGGGCCCTCAAGAATCAGATTCAGGTCATACCGACTTGGACCTCGAATGCGCAGATGCGACGCCGATCTTTAGCCACGCGACGGAATTCCTCTGTTCGCGCAACAAGACTATCTTTCCGCTATCTGACCCAGCGCTCGTCCGTGTCCTCCTCCGTAACGAGACTGGAAGCGACAGCGTGATGAACCCGGGGGTGAACCATCCTTACACCGACTTCATGACACGTGCGCCGACAACGCCGTGGCTCGCGCTGCTGAGGCACTTGAGAGACGCTCGCCGTAGAGGCTGGATCGAGCGGTACGACACGGATACGAGCGGCGTGGAGCGCTGGGCGGACATTGTGAGGTTGTTCATCgaagtcggcggcgcggatcCTACCGCGGTGGTCGTCAAGGACAGCTGGGATCCGGAGATTTCAGCATTGGGTGTGCTGGAGCTCCTGGATGAGACGTACGGGGCAGTTGAGATCAGAGACCTGCGACAACTGCTGGCTGGGAAGCTTGATGTGCTGCAGGCGAAGTCGCAAAAGTATGTGTTGCGCCCGCGAAAGGAATAG